Below is a genomic region from Microbacterium sp. LWO12-1.2.
GGAAGCGGGAGTTGACCTCCATCACGTTGTACGTGCCCTCCACGCCGAGGTCGGCGGGGAGGAACTCGCTGAACGGCAGGTCCTGCGCCTTGAGCGACTGCGGCTGGTTGGAGGCGTAGCCGACGATCGCGTCGACCTGCTCGCGCACGACCACGGTCGGGTCGTAGTTCGTCATCTTCACCATCTCGACCTTCGAGACGTCGACGCCTGCCTCGTCCAGCATGGCGGAGGCGATCGGGGTGAGATTGATGAAGTAGCCCAGCGATCCGCCCTCGAGGTCCTTCAGGCTCTTCAGCTTCTCGTTGCCGAAGATCGAGAACGGCGGGGTGGTGCCGTAGGTGGCGACCGCGGTGAGGTTCTTGCTGTTCGCCGCCGCGAGCATCACATCGGATGCCGATCCCAGCGCGGTGAACTGCGCCTGACCAGAGGCCACGAGCTGCTGCCCGTTGGCGCCGGAGGCGTTGATCTCGACGTCGAGGCAGAGCTCGTCGAAGTAGCCCAGTTCCTCGGCGAGGAACACGTCGAGCTGTCCGGCGCTGGCCGAGTAGCCGTAGCCGGAGATGTAGGTGATCTTGCCGGCATCCTTGTTGCGCTGGCAGGTGTCGGATGCTGCATCCGTGGGGGCGGTATCGCTGCCGGCTGGTTGCGCGGAGCAGGCTCCGAGCGTCAGCGTGGCGGCGAGAACGCACGTCAGGGTGGCAGTGATGCGGAATCGGGTTTCCGCAGAGGAAGTAGCCATGGGGGTCCCTTCTCGGCCGTTCATCATTGATGGCTCGTTGAAAGTAACATAGTCAAGATTGACTAAGCAACAACAAACTACTTTTTGACGGTCGGCGGATGTCGGGGGGCCGGAATCCGCGGATGCCGCACGGTTGCGGCCCGAGCCCACATGCACGACCCCGGCACGGATGCACGACCGGCTTGCCTCTTTGGGCGTGCATCCGTGATCGAATCGTGCATCCGGGCGCAGGAAGAGTCGACCAGCACCGGGGAGGCGGCCGGCCGACGCGACGTGAGTCAGGCGCGCGGCGCGTGCGCCTCCAGGAACTCGTAGACATCGGTCGTGTCGACCCCGGGGAACGCACCGGTCGGCAGGGTCGCGAGCAGCGTGCGCGGGGTCTTCACATTCGGCCAGGAGTGCTCGCGCCAGCGCTCCTCGAGCTCGGCGGGCGCACGGCGGCAGCACACCTCGACCGAGTGCTTCGAGACGCCGCGGTGGGGGGTGTCGCGACCCACGAACCACTTCGTGTCGTCGAAGCGCACCCCCACGCTCAGTGAATGCAGCCCCTCGCTCGACGCCTCCACGCGCGCGGTGCACCAGTACGTGCCGTTGCCGGTGTCGGTGTACTGGTAGTACGGGTTGAAGCGGTCGTCTTCATCGAACACGACACGACTGGTCCACTTGCGGCAGCACATCTGCCCCTCGATCGCGCCGAGGCGGTCGGTCGGGAAGTTCACGTCGTCGTTCTCGTAGGCCTTCGTGATCGTGCCCGACTCGTGCACCTTGAGGAAGTGCACCGGGATGTCGAGGTGCCTGGTGGCGAGATTTGTGAACCGATGCGCCGCGGTCTCGTATGACACGGAATAGGCGTCGCGCAGGTCCTCGATCGAGATCGCGCGCCGCGCCTTGGCCTCCTTCAACGCAGGGACGACATGCGCCTCGGGGATCAGCAGCGCCCCGGTGAGGTAGTTGGTCTCGACCCGCTGGCGCAGGAACTCCGCATAGCTGCGCGGTTCGGAGTGGCCGAGCATGCGGCTCGACAGCGCCTGCAGCACCGCAGTGCGCGCATCACCCTTGGCCTGCACCTGACTCGACAGGTACAGCCGCCCGTTCGCCAGGTCGGCGACGCTGCGCGTGGTCTGCGGCAGATCGGGGGCGTAGTGCAGGGTGAATCCCAGGTAGGCGGCGATCTCGGATGCCGCGCGCTGGGTCAGCGGTCCGCCCGAGTGTCCGACCGCGGCGAGGATCTCCGAGGCCTTGGCCTCGAGATCAGGGAAGTGGTTGTCCTGACGGCGCATCAGATGGCGCAGCTCGACGTTCGCACGCCGCGCCTCCTCCGGGGTCGCCGCCCGCTCGTCCTTGAGGCGGTCGATCTCGCCGTGCAGCGCGAGCAGTGCCTTCAGCGCGTCCGTCGGCAGAGTCTTCGCGATGCGGAACGGCTCGATGCCGAGCGCCTGGAAGGTCTGTCCCTTCATCGCACGCTCGAGCGCGATCTCCACAGCGCTGCGCTCGTCGAGCGGCTCCCCCTCCATCAGCGCGTCGATCGTCACGCCCAGCGCACGCGCGATCGCCTGCAGCTGCGTGAGCTTGGGCTCGCGCTTGCCGGTCTCGATCATCGACATCTGGCTCGGCGCGCGGTCGACGGCGGAGGCGAGCTCTTCGAGCGTCATTCCCCGGGCAGTGCGGAGCTGCCGGATGCGTCGGCCGATCGTGAGGGCGTCGGCCTCTTCTGCCGCGGCCTGGGGCCCCGAGCTGACCTGGGGCCCCGAGCCCACCTGGGTCCCTGAGCCGACCTGGGTCCCTGAGCCGACCTGGGTCCCTGAGCTTGTCGAAGGGTACATGGCGGCGATTCTGTCACAGAAACAGAATATTGATCAAACTTCACACGCATTTTGGTCAGTTGAATGCGCGAACTTCACACACAGTGGTCTCAAGCCACACGGCGTCACAGCCGGACCGTTCGAAGAAAGGGCTTCTGATCATGAGCACTCCCACCGTCACCGCGCCGATCCAGACGACCCAGCCGGGTCCGGCGATCGAGGTCACCGGACCACTCCGCGACCGCTACGACGAGATCCTCACCCCCGAGGCGATCGCCTTCCTCACCGAGCTGCACCACCGGTTCGCCTCGCGCCGGCATGACCGTCTGGCCGATCGCATGCGCCGCCGCTTCGAGATCGGCAACGGACACGACCCGCGTTTCCGCGAAGACACCGCGCACATCCGCCAGGATGCCGAGTGGCGCGTTGCCGGCGCTGGACCGGGGCTCGAGGACCGCCGCGTCGAGATCACCGGGCCCACCGACCCCAAGATGACGATCAACGCACTGAACTCCGGCGCCCGCGTCTGGCTCGCCGACCAGGAGGATGCCACGAGCCCGACCTGGAAGAACGTGATCGAAGGTCAGCTCTCGCTGCGCGACGCGATCCGCGGAGAGCTGTCGTTCACGTCGCCTGCGGGCAAGGAGTACCGCGTCACCGCGGAGCGCACGCCCACCATCGTGATGCGTCCTCGCGGCTGGCACCTGCCCGAGAAGCACATCTCCTTCATCGACAGGGCGGGGCGCCGCACCTCGACCTCCGGCTCGCTGGTCGACTTCGGGCTCTACTTCCTGCACAACGCGCAGGCGCTGATCGACACCGGCCGTGGCCCCTACTTCTACATCGCCAAGATCGAGTCGAGCGAGGAGGCGAAGCTGTGGGATGACGTCTTCTCGTTCAGCGAGGAGTACATCGGCATCCCGCACGGCACCATCCGGGCGACCGTGCTGATCGAGACCCTTCCCGCCGCGTTCGAGATGGACGAGATCCTGTTCGAGCTGCGCGATCACTGTGCCGGTCTCAATGCCGGCCGCTGGGACTACATCTTCTCGATCATCAAGAACTACCGCGGCCGCGGCGCGCGTTTCGTACTCCCCGACCGCAGCGAGGTCACGATGACAGTGCCGTTCATGCGGGCCTACACCGAGTTGCTGGTGCAGACCTGCCACAAGCGGGGCGCGTTCGCGATCGGCGGCATGAGCGCATCGATCCCCAACCGCCGCGACCCCGAGGCGACGGCACGGGCGATCGAGAAGGTCGCTGCCGACAAGAAGCGCGAGGCGGGAGACGGCTTCGACGGCACCTGGGTCGCCCACCCCGACCTCATCCCCACGGCGCTGGCCGAGTTCGACGCCGTGCTCGGCGACCGTCCGAACCAGGTCGACCGCCAGCGGGACGACGTGCACGTGGAGGCTGCGGATCTGCTCGACCTGCACATCGGGCGTCCGATCACCGCCCAGGGCGTGCGCGACAACGTATCGGTCGCGATCCGCTACATCGAGGCCTGGCTGCGCGGCCTCGGCGCCGTGGCGATCGACAACCTCATGGAGGATGCCGCGACCGCCGAGATCAGCCGCTCGCAGGTGTGGCAGTGGATCCACCAGGACCGCACCACGCAGGACGGCACGGCCATCACGGTGGAGTACATCGAGGAGCTGATCACGCAGGTGCTCGCCCAGGCGACGCGCAGCGCGGGCGACCGCTTCGACGATGCCGCAGACGTCTTCCGGGAGGTCGCGCTGCAGGAGGAGTTCCCCACCTTCCTCACCCTGGGCGCGTACTCGCGTCACCTCATCGAGAACAACTGACCCGCTCACCACGAAGAAGGACACGACATGACCCAGTACCAGGACGACATCGACGCCATCCGGGCACTGAAGGAGGAGCACGGCTCCGCCTGGAACGCCATCGATCCCGAATCGGCCGCACGGATGCGGGCGCAGAACAGGTTCCGCACCGGACTCGAGATCGCGCAGTACACCGCCGACATCATGCGCCGAGACATGGGCGAGTACGACGCGGATTCCTCCGTGTACACGCAGTCGCTCGGAGTCTGGCACGGCTTCATCGGGCAGCAGAAGCTCATCTCGATCAAGAAGCACCTGAAGTCCACGAACAAGCGGTACCTCTACCTCTCCGGATGGATGGTCGCCGCGATGCGTTCGGAATTCGGTCCGCTCCCCGACCAGTCGATGCACGAGAAGACCGCAGTGCCCGCCCTGATCGAGGAACTGTACACGTTCCTCCGCCAGGCCGATGCCCGCGAGCTGGACCTGCTCTTCACCCAGCTCGACGCCGCCCGCGCCGCCGGCGACGAGACAGGGGCGGAGTTCATCCAGTCGCAGATCGACGACTACGAGACCCACGTCGTCCCGATCATCGCGGACATCGACGCCGGCTTCGGCAACCCGGAGGCGACCTACCTGCTCGCGAAGAAGATGATCGAGGCCGGGGCGTGCGCCATCCAGATCGAGAATCAGGTGTCGGACGAGAAGCAGTGCGGCCACCAGGATGGCAAGGTGACCGTTCCGCACGAGGACTTCCTCGCGAAGATCAACGCGGTCCGCTACGCGTTCCTGGAGCTCGGCATCGACAACGGCATCATCGTCGCCCGCACCGACTCGCTCGGCGCGGGGCTGACCCAGAAGCTCGCCGTCTCGCAGGAGCCCGGCGACCTCGGCGATCAGTACAACTCCTTCCTCGACGTCGAGGAGATCTCGGAAGCCGGTCTGAGCGACGGCGACGTGGTCCTCAAGCGAGACGGGAAGCTGCTGCGTCCGAAGCGCCTGGCCAGCAACCTCTACGAGTTCCGCCCGGGAACCGGAGAGGAGCGCGTCGTGCTCGACTGCATCACGTCGCTCCGCAACGGCGCCGACCTGCTGTGGATCGAAACGGAGAAGCCGCACGTCGAGCAGATCGCGGGCATGGTCGACGCGATCCGTGCGGAGATCCCGAACGCGAAGCTGGTCTACAACAACAGCCCCTCGTTCAACTGGACCCTGAGCTTCCGGCAGCAGGCCTACGACCTGCTCGCGGAGCAGGGCCACGACCTGTCGGCGTTCGACCGCAGTGCGCTGATGAGCGTCGACTACGACGACACCGAGCTCGCACGGCTGGCAGACGAGAAGATCCGCTCGTTCCAGCGCGACGCCTCCGCCCGCGCGGGAATCTTCCATCACCTCATCACACTCCCGACCTACCACACCGCGGCGCTGTCTACCGATGACCTCGCGCAGGGGTACTTCGGCGACGAAGGGATGCTCGCCTACGTCAAGGGCGTCCAGCGTCGCGAGATCCGCGGGGGCATCGCCACGGTCAAGCACCAGAACATGGCGGGCTCCGACCTCGGCGACAACCACAAGGAGTACTTCGCGGGCGACGCCGCACTCAAGGCCGGCGGTCAGCACAACACCATGAACCAGTTCAGCTGACGACGAGTCCGTGACGCCCCGCCGACAGCCGATTCCTGGTCCACGAGGCCTGATCCGTCGTCCCGAAGCCCCTCGCCCGTTCCCCCACGGGCGAGGGGCTTCGCCTGTCCGAGCCACCGGTTCCCTGCGGGCGTAGCCTGGAGCCATGACCGACGCATGGCACGGCATCGCCGAGGAGTTCCTCCACCTCTACCCGACAGGACGCCGGCTGCTGGCCGTGGCGGGTGCGGATGCCGAGCGCTCCCGCACCGCTGCCGACGCTCTCGCGTCGGCGCTCGTCGGCGCCGGCCACGAGGTCGAGCGCACGCACAGTCAAGACGGTGACGAGCAGACGCTGCGCGCCGATGTCGTCACGCCGTTCCGGAACGGGCCGAAGGCCGACCGGGTGCTGATCGTCTCCGGCCCCTCCGCCCTGCTCAGCCCGACGGCGCGCGGCATGTGGAACTTCACGCTGTGGCAGCTCTTCGGGGAAGAACCGCCGCACAGTGTGGCGTCCGCGCTGGTCGACCTGACCGATCCCGTGAACCCGGTCCGCCGCACCGCCGACTACTGCGCATTGCCGGCGTCGTTCGGTTCCTGAGGCGGAGGCCCCCGAGCTTCCGGGCGGGGCGCCGAACCGCACCCGGAAGTCGTGACGGGGCGCTGGGGAGGCAGCCTCGGCTCGCAGGAGCCTTCCGTCAGAAGCCCGACTGGGGAAGCGGGCAGATTCAGAGTAGGCACCCACCACGACCGCGGAAAGTGCGCGGGAGCGGTCTGTCACCGGGTGGCGCCAAACCGGGCACGGGATGACCGGCTTGGCACCGGTTGCGCGATCACATGTCGCAGGATCGCTGCTGCGCTCACCGCGAGGGACCGGTCTGCTCATCGGTCAACAGCATCGCCTCGGCGAGCTGCACCGGCCGGGAGCGGGCCGCGAGGCGGAAGGCGCTGGGACTCCCGCCCACGTGTCGCGAGAACTGCGCGCGCAGAGCGGCAGCGTCGACGAACCCCGCACGCTTCGCCACCACCGCGAGCTCCTGGGCCGGGAGCACGAGAAGCTCCTCCCGTGCGGTCGTGAGGCGCCGACGCAGCAGCTGTGCCGAGAGGCTCTCATCGGCCCCTGCGAAGAAGCGGAACAGCTGACGACGACTCATGTGCAGCTCGGCCGCGAGCTGGTCGATCCCGAACTCCGCGTCACGGTGCCGGCGTTCGATGATCTGCGCCGCCTCCGCCCTGATCCGGCTGACGCGGTCGGTCTCGCCGTCGCCGGGGAACTGACGGAACAGTCCCCGCACCAGCGCGACCAGCGCCGCCTCCGTTCCGGCGAGCGCTCCGGCCCCCTGATCGGGATCCTGCACCCACTCGTAGAGCATGCGGCCCACCGCGACCCCCGCCGCCCGCGTGAGCGGGGTGTCGGGGAACAGGCCGGCGCCGGATGCCAGCACGTGCTGGTATCCGGGGATGGCCGCGACCGGGACCACGACCCCGGTCGTCTCGCTCAGGCCGAGATGCTCGGCGGCAGACGGCCCCACGCTCGACATGAACCCCATACGGCCGACGCGCAGATCGTGGACGCCATGGGCGGTGTGCAGCCGTTGCCCACCGAGGTTCGAGACCCCGACGATGATGATGTCCTCGTCCTGCGGGGCGCCACGATCGTAGGTGACGGTGTGCGGCGTCTCGAGCGTGCTGAACAGCATCGTCGCGCCGATGGAGCGTCGCAGCAGCGCCGCCTCGAAGCCGAGAGGGTCGGCGGCCTTCATGGTTCCGAAGTTCGACAGCTGCTGCATGCCGATCGGACCGTCGAGCCGGATCACCGCGGAGGTGTACCACTCCGGTGGGTGCTGGTCGCGGTCGTCGTCCGTCTCCTCGCGCCAGAGGCCGCCGGACAGGCGCCGCATCCAGGCGGCGGTCTCGCCGGCGGTGATCGCCGTCACGCCCGACGCTCGCGCACGACGGCCAGGCGCGATGCGCGCACGACGAGAGCGTCGGAGTTCCCCAGAGTTTGCACCATCACGGTCCCCCATGTCAGGCGCGCGCCGCCTGCGCGACGCGCGCACCCCATCCCCGGAGCCACACTAGCCAGGCGCTTTGCGCGCGTGCAATATACGACGTGGCGCCCCGCTGCGCCTCGCCGTCCACGCCCCCTGAGCACCGGGAACGCGCAGCGCGGGCTAGCTGAAGGTCGCGGCGACCGAGTTGCGGTGATAGTCGAAGACGATGCTGGTGCGAGTCGACGCGACGCTGCTCTGCGCCGAGAGGTGCTCGAGCACGAACTCGCGCATCTGCGAGGAGTCGGCCACCGCGATGTGGAGCAGGAAGTCGTCCTCTCCCCCGAGGAAGAAGACCTGGATCACCTGGGGCAGCGCCCGCACCCGATCGGCGAAGGCCACGATGCTCTCGCGTCGCGCGCTCGGGCGCAGACTGACCCCGATGATCGCCTGCAGCCCTGCGCCCAGCATCCGCTCGTCGACGCTCGCATGGAAACCGGTGATGACCCCGCGCTCGATCAGCGAGCGCAGGCGCGCGTGCGCCGTGGATGGTGCCACGCCGAGCGTGCCGGCGAGTTCCGCGTTGGTCATCCGGCCGTCCGCGCCGAGCAGGCGCACGATCTGCGCATCGATCGCGTCGAGCGCCGGCGCCCGAAGAGTGTTCGGCGAACCTGCCGCATTCGACTGTTCCATACGAAGCATTATTCAGGATTCTCGATCCTGTCGAATGTTCTGAACAGAATCTGTTGATGAGCCGATGTTTCTGCGATTCTGTGTGCATCACACCCACACGAGGAGGATCGATGAAGATCGGCGTACCCACCGAGGTCAAGAACAACGAGAACCGCGTCGCGCTGACGCCCGCCGGCACCGATCGCCTCGTCAACGAGGGGCACCGCGTGCTCGTGCAGTCCGGCGCCGGCCTCGGGTCGAGCATCTCCGATGACGCCTACCGTGCCGCCGGCGCCGAGATCCTCGACTCCGCTGCCGAGGTGTGGGGCGCGGCCGACCTGCTCATCAAGGTCAAGGAGCCGATCGCCCAGGAGTACGGCTTCCTGCGGCCCGACCTCACGCTGTTCACCTACCTGCACCTCGCCGCCGACCGCCCGCTGACCACGGCTCTCGTGGATGCCGGGACGACTGCCGTGGCCTACGAGACCGTGCAGCTGCCCGACCGCAGCCTGCCGCTGCTCGTGCCGATGAGCGAGATCGCCGGGCGGCTCTCGGTGACCATGGGCTCCTACGCGCTGCTGCGCTCCAACGGCGGCCGCGGCACCCTGCTCGGCGGCATCGCCGGCACCCCGCGAGCCAAGACCGTCGTGATCGGCGGTGGCGTCGCCGGTGAGCACGCCGCCGCCAACGCGCTCGGCCTCGGCTCAAAGGTCACCGTGATCGACATCTCGCTGCCGCGCCTGCGCGAGCTCGAGCACCGCTACGGCGGCGCGCTCGAGACCCGCGCCTCCAGCCGCTACGACATCGCCGAGGAACTCGCCACCGCCGATCTGGTGATCGGCTCCGTGCTCATCCCCGGCGCCGCCGCCCCCAAGCTCGTCACCGACGACATGGTCGCGACCATGAAGCCCGGCTCGGTGCTGGTCGACATCGCGATCGACCAGGGCGGA
It encodes:
- a CDS encoding ABC transporter substrate-binding protein; translation: MATSSAETRFRITATLTCVLAATLTLGACSAQPAGSDTAPTDAASDTCQRNKDAGKITYISGYGYSASAGQLDVFLAEELGYFDELCLDVEINASGANGQQLVASGQAQFTALGSASDVMLAAANSKNLTAVATYGTTPPFSIFGNEKLKSLKDLEGGSLGYFINLTPIASAMLDEAGVDVSKVEMVKMTNYDPTVVVREQVDAIVGYASNQPQSLKAQDLPFSEFLPADLGVEGTYNVMEVNSRFLDEHREVAADFMRASLKALQYCLDESDACIDKLAQLAEDNNQGAAFPRDQLARTWEVESAWVRESAGGNPGVQNAAMWEPEYALVEKYGDVKDLPAIEDMMDAGLVADLYDGDALIWPAK
- a CDS encoding helix-turn-helix domain-containing protein, translating into MYPSTSSGTQVGSGTQVGSGTQVGSGPQVSSGPQAAAEEADALTIGRRIRQLRTARGMTLEELASAVDRAPSQMSMIETGKREPKLTQLQAIARALGVTIDALMEGEPLDERSAVEIALERAMKGQTFQALGIEPFRIAKTLPTDALKALLALHGEIDRLKDERAATPEEARRANVELRHLMRRQDNHFPDLEAKASEILAAVGHSGGPLTQRAASEIAAYLGFTLHYAPDLPQTTRSVADLANGRLYLSSQVQAKGDARTAVLQALSSRMLGHSEPRSYAEFLRQRVETNYLTGALLIPEAHVVPALKEAKARRAISIEDLRDAYSVSYETAAHRFTNLATRHLDIPVHFLKVHESGTITKAYENDDVNFPTDRLGAIEGQMCCRKWTSRVVFDEDDRFNPYYQYTDTGNGTYWCTARVEASSEGLHSLSVGVRFDDTKWFVGRDTPHRGVSKHSVEVCCRRAPAELEERWREHSWPNVKTPRTLLATLPTGAFPGVDTTDVYEFLEAHAPRA
- the aceB gene encoding malate synthase A, which encodes MSTPTVTAPIQTTQPGPAIEVTGPLRDRYDEILTPEAIAFLTELHHRFASRRHDRLADRMRRRFEIGNGHDPRFREDTAHIRQDAEWRVAGAGPGLEDRRVEITGPTDPKMTINALNSGARVWLADQEDATSPTWKNVIEGQLSLRDAIRGELSFTSPAGKEYRVTAERTPTIVMRPRGWHLPEKHISFIDRAGRRTSTSGSLVDFGLYFLHNAQALIDTGRGPYFYIAKIESSEEAKLWDDVFSFSEEYIGIPHGTIRATVLIETLPAAFEMDEILFELRDHCAGLNAGRWDYIFSIIKNYRGRGARFVLPDRSEVTMTVPFMRAYTELLVQTCHKRGAFAIGGMSASIPNRRDPEATARAIEKVAADKKREAGDGFDGTWVAHPDLIPTALAEFDAVLGDRPNQVDRQRDDVHVEAADLLDLHIGRPITAQGVRDNVSVAIRYIEAWLRGLGAVAIDNLMEDAATAEISRSQVWQWIHQDRTTQDGTAITVEYIEELITQVLAQATRSAGDRFDDAADVFREVALQEEFPTFLTLGAYSRHLIENN
- a CDS encoding isocitrate lyase; amino-acid sequence: MTQYQDDIDAIRALKEEHGSAWNAIDPESAARMRAQNRFRTGLEIAQYTADIMRRDMGEYDADSSVYTQSLGVWHGFIGQQKLISIKKHLKSTNKRYLYLSGWMVAAMRSEFGPLPDQSMHEKTAVPALIEELYTFLRQADARELDLLFTQLDAARAAGDETGAEFIQSQIDDYETHVVPIIADIDAGFGNPEATYLLAKKMIEAGACAIQIENQVSDEKQCGHQDGKVTVPHEDFLAKINAVRYAFLELGIDNGIIVARTDSLGAGLTQKLAVSQEPGDLGDQYNSFLDVEEISEAGLSDGDVVLKRDGKLLRPKRLASNLYEFRPGTGEERVVLDCITSLRNGADLLWIETEKPHVEQIAGMVDAIRAEIPNAKLVYNNSPSFNWTLSFRQQAYDLLAEQGHDLSAFDRSALMSVDYDDTELARLADEKIRSFQRDASARAGIFHHLITLPTYHTAALSTDDLAQGYFGDEGMLAYVKGVQRREIRGGIATVKHQNMAGSDLGDNHKEYFAGDAALKAGGQHNTMNQFS
- a CDS encoding AraC family transcriptional regulator, with the protein product MTAITAGETAAWMRRLSGGLWREETDDDRDQHPPEWYTSAVIRLDGPIGMQQLSNFGTMKAADPLGFEAALLRRSIGATMLFSTLETPHTVTYDRGAPQDEDIIIVGVSNLGGQRLHTAHGVHDLRVGRMGFMSSVGPSAAEHLGLSETTGVVVPVAAIPGYQHVLASGAGLFPDTPLTRAAGVAVGRMLYEWVQDPDQGAGALAGTEAALVALVRGLFRQFPGDGETDRVSRIRAEAAQIIERRHRDAEFGIDQLAAELHMSRRQLFRFFAGADESLSAQLLRRRLTTAREELLVLPAQELAVVAKRAGFVDAAALRAQFSRHVGGSPSAFRLAARSRPVQLAEAMLLTDEQTGPSR
- a CDS encoding Lrp/AsnC family transcriptional regulator; the protein is MLRMEQSNAAGSPNTLRAPALDAIDAQIVRLLGADGRMTNAELAGTLGVAPSTAHARLRSLIERGVITGFHASVDERMLGAGLQAIIGVSLRPSARRESIVAFADRVRALPQVIQVFFLGGEDDFLLHIAVADSSQMREFVLEHLSAQSSVASTRTSIVFDYHRNSVAATFS
- the ald gene encoding alanine dehydrogenase, giving the protein MKIGVPTEVKNNENRVALTPAGTDRLVNEGHRVLVQSGAGLGSSISDDAYRAAGAEILDSAAEVWGAADLLIKVKEPIAQEYGFLRPDLTLFTYLHLAADRPLTTALVDAGTTAVAYETVQLPDRSLPLLVPMSEIAGRLSVTMGSYALLRSNGGRGTLLGGIAGTPRAKTVVIGGGVAGEHAAANALGLGSKVTVIDISLPRLRELEHRYGGALETRASSRYDIAEELATADLVIGSVLIPGAAAPKLVTDDMVATMKPGSVLVDIAIDQGGCFEGSRPTTHDAPTFAVHDSIYYCVANMPGAVPETATRALTNATLPYVSAIAGKGWERAATDDAALAKGLNVQGGRIVLEAVARAHAL